A single genomic interval of Gossypium raimondii isolate GPD5lz chromosome 11, ASM2569854v1, whole genome shotgun sequence harbors:
- the LOC105802016 gene encoding uncharacterized protein LOC105802016 encodes MADSEKLTALKKAYAEIILNTAKEAAARIMVSERKALRYQQELFAAKDEALHMLLRLKQMLDAKVNEAEMMSLNQQKRIEELEAQLGEAEDIVRDLRAELREVQDELEKLTKNSMQCSSEQKSGHDVAASEEMSNVKTISDFGSVRSSLLDAQTDIVTVSDIKSSCPSGTNVGIKCSCKDNCYVCNPDFASIVMRRKEPDLYRNGCTQRIRALERCLLNENLSLSGQVDDAKNENAREDDERKDMHSKSSLRTDNGRPEERTNEFKTMQNDVHDIIRALPLGPFRKKRKRGARYKKNRATSPMYMCDRVVATHQESDLLCAESFSHAADENARFGEDSRIINHDALKGSQSPSIPSSPPNAVKAVTESGYEKVDNDKNNGKLLVDKKQSTRLDGGLVENLGDAFCKPDLEMVDVSAVNSDVKVSEGSSTQLVNNKFLMYTRKRKKDPLSSPDRDCSLDNDNSKRKTEDKRNGSLDSEKSTLTTESSRDSRRLAQVARQLISLSEKKWR; translated from the exons ATGGCCGATTCAGAG AAATTGACGGCTTTGAAGAAGGCTTATGCCGAAATAATTTTGAACACGGCTAAAGAAGCGGCGGCGAGGATAATGGTGTCGGAAAGGAAAGCTCTCCGGTACCAGCAGGAGCTGTTCGCGGCTAAAGACGAGGCATTACATATGTTGCTTAGGTTGAAACAGATGTTGGACGCTAAG GTTAATGAAGCGGAGATGATGTCTTTGAATCAACAGAAAAGAATTGAGGAGCTCGAAGCACAACTAGGGGAAGCCGAGGATATAGTTAGAGATCTTAGAGCAGAGTTGAGAGAAGTACAGGATGAGTTGGAGAAGCTGACTAAAAACTCAATGCAGTGTTCGAGCGAACAAAAATCAGGACACGATGTTGCTGCTTCTGAAGAAATGTCCAATGTAAAAACGATCAGCGATTTCGGGTCTGTTAGATCTTCTCTGCTCGATGCACAAACTGACATTGTGACAGTTTCTGACATCAAGAGTTCATGTCCGAGTGGAACAAATGTGGGTATTAAGTGTTCTTGTAAGGATAATTGCTACGTTTGTAACCCTGATTTTGCTTCCATAGTGATGAGACGAAAAGAGCCTGACCTGTATAGAAATGGGTGCACTCAGAGGATTCGTGCACTCGAGAGGTGTCTGTTGAATGAAAATCTATCTCTTTCCGGGCAAGTAGATGATGCAAAGAATGAAAACGCTAGAGAAGATGATGAAAGGAAGGATATGCACTCGAAATCTTCTCTGAGAACTGATAATGGCAGACCCGAGGAAAGAACGAATGAGTTCAAAACGATGCAAAATGATGTTCACGACATCATCCGAGCACTTCCTCTTGGTCCTTTTCGTAAGAAAAGGAAACGAGGTGCTAGATATAAGAAAAATAGAGCTACCTCGCCGATGTATATGTGTGATCGGGTCGTAGCAACACACCAAGAATCTGATCTACTGTGCGCTGAAAGTTTTTCACATGCTGCCGATGAGAATGCTCGATTCGGGGAAGATTCTAGGATCATCAATCACGATGCTCTGAAGGGTTCTCAATCTCCTTCTATCCCCAGTTCGCCTCCGAATGCAGTGAAAGCAGTTACAGAATCAGGATATGAAAAAGTTGACAATGACAAAAACAATGGTAAATTGCTGGTAGACAAAAAACAGTCAACAAGGTTAGACGGTGGATTGGTTGAGAATTTAGGGGATGCATTTTGCAAACCGGATCTTGAGATGGTTGATGTGTCTGCAGTAAACTCAGATGTTAAAGTGTCCGAAGGATCTTCTACTCAATTGGTAAATAATAAGTTTCTCATGTACACAAGAAAGCGGAAGAAGGATCCTTTGAGCAGCCCCGATAGAGATTGCTCACTTGATAATGATAATTCTAAAAGGAAGACAGAGGATAAACGAAACGGTTCTCTAGACTCAGAAAAGTCAACATTGACAACTGAATCATCTCGAGACAGTCGGCGACTGGCACAGGTGGCTCGTCAG CTCATATCATTATCGGAAAAGAAGTGGCGGTAG